From the Dermacentor variabilis isolate Ectoservices chromosome 5, ASM5094787v1, whole genome shotgun sequence genome, the window AAACTTTATTTAACAATTGAACCAAACACTGGACAAAGCCCTTGCTGATAATTTACACTTCCGCAGCACTACTGTGCCGCCGAAGACAGGTAGCAGCAGTGGAAGCGCCTGCACAGCTGCAGATGTGCATGCAAGAGAATATGCACCTGCACAGGCACTTCCCTCGCAGCCAACATGCGACAataaaaggcatttcattcaatGTTTGAAAGCAAATTGAGAAAAGGGAGGGCCAAGAACAcggatcaagaaaaaaaaaattgtgtggatgatgatgaggatgcgCCCGTACGGCACCGTCCCTAGAGGCCACCCCCTTTTCTGGGCCAACTTTGGTGTAGCCTTGTGTGTCAAAGTTCACATGCCGCCCCTCACAGGCAAGCAGACGCAGAATGATGGCAGCGCCCCCAAACAGCACACAGCTCTTGGAATGTGCACGGCTGCAAGCGTGACCATTTTTACAGTCGTTGCAAGACGAAATCTGGTTCAGCAGTAACAACCTATACATAGCATATAATAATGCATCTAGTAGGTAACCTTCAAAGGCACCCATCAAGCAAAAGctttaaaggggaaaaaaaaaaaaaaaacattgttcaaGAATGAAATGAATGGGGGGAAAATAAAGCTAGGGACAGGTACCGAAGATGATGCGATTGTGATGTTGCATTTTGTTTCTCTGTCCGCCGCTGTACAAAGTCTACAGGTGACAATGACGaagacgtttaaaaaaaaaactaaagtaaaGATGCCGGGATGTTCCAATTGGTGTCGAGTGCTTTTCCCGCCCTCCCTCAGTCCTccccatcctcctcctcctcttcccgcTTTCGCTTCTGGCCCTTGGGAGACTCGTTCTCTGCAAAACAGCCATCCGCACAATAATCACACCTGCTGCAACAGCCCACTGCAACAGCGAGCACACTCTGGTCGCCAACTCACCATCTCCGTCTTCATCGTCATCTACATCGTATGGGTTGTAGAAGTCTCCTTCACTTTCCTCctggaagacgaaaaaaaaaaagaagcacgcacacacacgagtGTCAGAGCATACTTAGACAACCATTGCACAAAATGTTCTCCAATTTAGCAAGAACTGGGCACCGAATGCAAGCACCAGCTGCTTACAAGTCTGAACACTTGAAACTATATGCACAAAACTATGCAATAAGTCCTTCCCAGAGAGTGCAGAGGTGCCCAGTTCCTACTAGCCAGCACACGTAAATCGATAACAGAGAGCAGGGCTCCTACAAGGCATTCACTTTCTGTCTCCATATATGAATGGTACTAACATCAATGTCGTCTTTTTCTAGGTAATCGAGACCGACCTCTTCCTCCCCATCTTCTCCATCTTCCTCATCGACATCGTCATCCTCCTCGCCATCCTCGTCATCTTCATCATCCACATTCACATCATCTTCGTCATCCTCTGAGGAAAATGTACAAAAAGTCAGCTACAACCAGAAGAGAAAAATTCTAACATCAGAAGAAAACCCTGCACAGCTCACCGTCACTCTCTCCATCCACTTCATTCTCTTCATCATCCTCTTCATTACCTGGGAGTAAGTAAAAGAAGAGGAGGGAAATGAATGCAAATAATTAACATAGGTGCCCCAGCACTACGCATTGAACAGTTTCTCACCATCCTCGTCGTCTGCCTCGGAGTCCTCTGCCTCCTTCTCGTCTCTGTCGTAGCCATCCAGGTACTTGAGGCTTGGGATGAGCTCAAAGACACGGTCCCTGTAGTTCTCAATGCTCGTCACTTCACAGTTGAAAAGATCGAGGTTCTTCAGGTTCTTGAACTCTTTCTACAGAAACCAGAGGCACAGGAAGATTACTTCTCCAAGGCACGCGCAAAACGCTTTCTCGGCAGCACGGTACTCGCGTATATGCACGAAACATACACTCACCAAAGGATCTAAGGTCTCCAGCCCTTTGATTTTGTTCCCGCTCAAATTTAAATGCGTAAGCTTGGGGCTCCCATGCAGGAGGTTGAGGCCGCCCGAGATCCTGTTGTCGCTCAACTCCAACTGCACAGAATGGCAAGAGATAAGGAATCACCCCCACAACCACCTCCCGCCATAGCGCACACCGACGCGGCCGCGCTAGCTAGCCGGCTCACCTTCTTGAGGTTGGGAAGCTTGGGGAATCCTTTGAGACTCGTGAGGCCGACATTGATGAGGCTGAGCGTCTCGAGGTTGACAAACTCCTCTGTCAGGCCGACGATGGCGGTGCTTCTGCAGTTGTCGAGGTTGAGCTCTGATATCTGCGGAGGCGGGAAGAGCGGGAGGGAATGAGATTACatgagccgccgccgccgccgcgatgcCGCTCGCGACGCCACCGGCCGCGGCACGAAACGCCTCGCACGATGCCAGACGCGCATCGGACGTCTTTCGCTGCTCGCTCCGCGAGTACGCCCTGCGCGCACAGTCCACCGACATGGCCGCAGACGAAAATTACGTAGTTTCAACGTAAGCGCGCCATTTCTCCGGCACCGGACACAAAGGGGATCCATATTGAAAAGTGCGCATACAtgaacacacacagaaaaaaaaaagcgcgaatcgGCGCGATGCCAAACTCGAAAAATAAAAACATACTGCCGCCGCGAACACCACAGCATCCAGCGACAATGATTCGCGcctgaatagaaaagtttggacgCATGCACTAGCGAGATACCAAACCACGGAGGCGGGCGAATTAATtgttaacttttttttctaaCTTGACTGCGCTGCCAATCCAGccgagagtcaacatggcggtcGATCCCCAAGCAACCAAGGCCAGACATGGCCCAGGGCTGACATAAACCGTGAGCAGGGCGTACAGAGCCTCGCAATGACCACCGGGCAACGAGAAACGGCATATGTCGGCATACTGCGAGGCAAAATGTGATCATTTCGAGTTGCCAATCAGCAAACACCGCGAGGCACGCACCTTCGGCCGATAATGGCGGCGTACCGGTGCCGCACAACGTGGTCTAGTACGGTCTACACAAACACTGACGGCGATACTGATAACCGCGGTTGAATAACTGACGCATGCAAACCAGTGCTGCGACAGGGGATGCAAACGAGCAAACGACGACCTTTTCCAAGATGACACTGCGAGGTCCTCTTTTGCTAATAGCGCCATGTTGACATTCAGGAGAAAACCGTCCACGTTATGCATCTGCCGCTAGATCGTCTTACTCGTGCAGTTAGATTACAAGAGGGCCGGAAGAAAGTTCCAAGGGTGAAATTTTATACAGGGCACGCAATTACGTAAGTGGATATACGACACAAAGTACGAATTTTTCAAACATTTTAGGCGGCAAGCTGCCCCCTACGCCATGCAACGATTTTCCTATTTGACGCGCATTCTGTGCAACGGAAACGCGCTACCTATGCCGCGAACAGAAGCGACAAGCCCGAATCATCACAAATTTGTAGAGAACTAGCGGCGACTACACGAACCGCCAATATTGCATCTTTCCCACAGGAAGCACATTTTGCGCTCGCAGCCGCACGAAAAGTGTAATAGTGCAGAAAAAAATTCATCTACGCCCAAGGCGAAGCCATGCCGCAGACAAACTACACGAAAAGATTCACCTGCTCGGGGTTTTTACCCCGCTTCTCCAATTCAATCCTCTTCTCCATTTGCACGACAGCAGCAGAGGCGGATGGCACGCAGCCGACTTGCTCAAACTCTGGGAGCGCTGGAAAGCAGGCGCCAGGCAGCGCGGCAACCTCAATATGGGGTCCTCCTTCAAAGTACATGTACGCCGTAGCAAACTAATTACTATTCATGAGGTCACGTTCAAAACGACCAATCGCAGGCAGCGAACGATCGAGGAAGGACTACGTCACGTGGCTCTCCGGGTCTCCGATTGGTGGAGACGAAAAATAGTATTTTCAGCGTTGTAAGCCACCACACCACACCTCGATTATTTTCGCGCAAACACAATACTCGCTACGCGTGCCTGTGCCAAGTAACAGGCAATTTAAATCAGTACACGACGTTACACGGCGTTTTTCTAACGTTACAAGAAATCAGCTGATCTCCCGCGCGCCTCCGCGATGAGCTATGTAGTGGTTCTTGCGTGCGGTAGGTAAATAGCAACATCACGTCTTAACAAAGCCGAGTTCGTGACAAACACAGCTGCGCACATTTATTGCAGTTTTGAAAAGTGTCATGAATGACCGAAAACCACAACTGCACGTAGTCATCGCAATAAAAGCCGGTGTTGCTAGGATACAACATTAGGCAATTATTCGGTGATCACGTGTTACGTGGTTCGCCATTTGCAAGAGCTGCGAAGCTATCGAAAGAAGGCTTCTAGCTATGTACTTTGTGCGAATAACTTGAAAAACGCTTACCGGTGCCTTTCGCATGTTCTCTAGTTGATATCAGCGCTTGCTTTACACAGAGAGCTCTGGATTAAACGGTCCCCAACGGCGCCATCGCTGATGTTTGTTTGTTACGACAGGCTTGCCTCGCCCGCCGCGCACTAACTAATTTTCGTCTTCGTTTCGTGGCACCTCGACACGTTTCCGACCACACTTTGCTTCAAAAATGTTGCATTCAGTGTCAAGTCCGCGCAAGCCATGTCAGCCACAGTACCGCAAGGGTTTTGCGACATGCCGAACTCAGTACCGCACCAGCAGCGCTAGCTGCCAACGCTCTGCCGCAAAACAGGCATTGCATCGACGAGATATTTGCGTGGCTGCAACGCGGCCGCGCACCGCGCGTTTGCTCAGTCGAGCCGCGTTTCACCAAGGGCGTACAATAGCCAACGCAATGTACTTTTGCGTCAACTTAAACCAGTAGCGCAATGGCTATTGTGTTTTCATTGTACACCTGTAAGACGACTATCGACACAACGAACCGAACACGGAAACACGCATGTGGAGGGCGAACTACTTTCTTgcgcgcattctttttttctgaaggatTCCAAGCCGCGATGGGCGCGCCCTTGTCAGTCGGGCAGATTCGCACTTCGAAGCTATTAACGCACGGAAACAGTTCGAAATGGGGCTGCATGCCGCTGCGAGTGTAACCATCGTGTTATGCGTTATTTTCGTCGGCGCGAGCTTTGAACAAACGCCTGTCCGAGAAACACGACGGCCGTGCAGCTACCGGCGTGTTCGGCCGTGCATTACGCACCGCTAACAGTGATGTAATGGAATCCCTGACCTTGAAACATTTTCTGTAAGCGTTCGTGCGCATTCATTAACGGCGACTCCACAGTGCTTCGCCGCAGATCAAAATTACAAAGCCAGTTTATCATCGACGCAAAGAATCTGCAGCTCAAGTGTAACAGCTGACTATCCAGTTTCATTAATTTTACTATAacacttttttattattattcagtcTATCATAGACGCAAAAAGTTACCAGCTCACGTAGAACAGCTGGCTGTCCAGGCTTCATTAATTTTAGTATAACAAAACACGTTTTCTTTATTTGCAGAAATTTTTATTTCCCAGACCATTCATGAAGCATAAATACATAGTCGACAATGCAGTCAATACACTTGCACTGAGTTATGGTCTCCTCTCTGGCAGCACAGAGCACATTCTTTGTGGAATGAAGAGTTGGCCCCACATTTCTTAAACCGCCGACTCTCTACGAGCCAGCTTTGGAGATGCTGCACCGCAGAGTTCAGCCGTTCATCACCATTCTCACGAAGTCTGCAAcaagaaaatgcaagaaaaaagtaTACACACTTGCACGATATACTGGGTTCTGATCAAAACATACATGTTTAAATCTTGCAGCAGCCCTCAACAAAGGGCTCAACATCTAAGCCCTGAAATATGGACTGCAAAATATACAAATGAACAAGTACATAGGACGCGCACGTTAACACCACACCTGCCACacaaatttatttttttcgcctTCAGCAACACCAAGTATGCTCCATTCTTATGGCTTGTACACTGTAAGATAATGATCAAAGAAGAGAGTTAATGGAATAGCAATGAGCATGCATTAATTACAATTAACGATAGTGAGCAGTGCTACTGAAAAATTGAAATTTGTTTTATTATTCAGAAAGTTCTAGATTGCTGTGGAAATAAACGTGTAAgtgaatgtttttcttttttaactcagTCTCCGAGAAAGCAAATAACACATTAAAGAAACTCTCTTCAACAGTTCCAACTATCAGATGACTACACAGATAAAACTTGCTGGTACTTGCACGAAAATTTCGAATTGGGCAAAGGCAGGCGCACTCTAATACTGCTCCCACAGGAGCCTCTAGGACCCAGTCACCAAACAAGACAAAGGTGCTGGCTAATCCACAGGGGAAAGCAGGAAACTGTGCACCACGCTGGGAGCTGCCAAAAGCAGTTCCAGATGACGGAGGGCAAAGGGAATTCATGACAGTAGCTTGTCTGGCTATTTGGTTAATATTAAATGTCACAAGCAGACATGACAGAAGAAGAGTTGAGCACAGATTGTAACTGACTTGCAGCTATGAGGTTCAGTTtttgaaataaaaaattagagGTGCACAAACATTAAGTATTTTGAATATGCATTGGATAGTCTTTATTGGAAAATTCATCGTACAAAATTGCGGAACATTCGCTTTTCTTCCAATATAAGGGAAAAAAATTACTGGTGCCTAAAGGGTGAAGACTAAAGCAGGTGGTCAACGTGCTGGATGGTTCTCCTACAGGAGAGCCACAGCTGATGTGCAGGGGCACCAGTTCCCGAGCGAACACACGAGGTGGATGACTTCTGCCGAATAATTTCCAGCCATCCAGTAAAGGAGCTTCACCTTCACGCAGCCCTTGCATTTGTTGCCTTTAATCAGGCACAGCAATTTATTATTTAGCCAAGCTCACCGCTTTTACAGCTCTAAAGCCATGTGTAGTGCTATAGTAGTGCACCCAAATTGTTTAATGAAACGCAACACTGCATGCATCTGTGTTCTCCTTTTGTTTGATTGATATCAATAACATGCTGCGTGAAATATGAACACCTTTCGGTTACCCTTTTACACAACCCTTGAGGTGGCCAGTCGCGACCGACTATCACGTGTACCAAGCGATGCAGGCATGCCTTTTTCTTTACCATAAAGTCTCCAATGCATGCGTCTCTTTGTTCAGAAACGATAAAATATTCAATCTTTGATTAAATATTGAGAAGTTGATTTTATTGAGTGCTATTCCCATTTGAATTGGAATTTCCTCCACTTTAACAGCCCTGCAGATAATCGGCTACTGGAAATTCCCAATACAATATACTACAACTGTGAATGCACCGAACCCATGAGATGGTGGCCCCCGAGTTGTACGCAGCAACGGCTGCGAGTCGCCATATTGTGGTTAGGCACATGCACGAGGACAGGCCACGAGTTCCTTATTAAGAACAGCCATTCTCCCAAGAAGTCGTCAGAACGTCTTTGTTCCGAGAGAAAGCCACAAGAGAACTAGCACTTATTGTCATGTTGCCAACAGAACTGCTCTTTGACACATGCAAGTTCATTCACATATCAAATAAAACTCTGACATCACTATGTGTTTGACATGTTAGAACATGTAAAACATTTCATTCCTAATTTCAGTGATTTATTGCCAATTATCAAATAGGCCTACCCATTGTTTGCAACATAATAATACTCCTTATTTTGAGTTATTCAATGGTTATTAAATATTTGTACGTTGTACTGTTTACTTTCCTAACATTGTTCACTCTTtcatttttaaagtgaagctttctctgCCACTTTCTCGATGTTAAGGGTGGTCACTGCTGAACACTGTCTTGTAGTGAAGATAACAAATTGGGCCACTGTGTATGTGGAACTAGGTATACGCCAATCCTCGGCCAACATACCTACCTGCCAAATGGTATATGTGCCATTATCACACAAGAGTTATAGAAGCCGTAAGTGTATTTAGATATGTGCCATACTTCTCTGTGCCCATATACTTGTGAACATTCTCCTCTTGAAAAGGATCGTAGACAATGCTTTCCTCCTCGTAGCACGGGCAACAAGGCTATCACCCATGATAACACAAGCTTCACATCATTTACATCCTAACATCATGCTGGATTTGCAAACTTCTTTTAAATAATGACGATCTCTCTGTACGCctttgccacccccccccccccactctatGGAACGCCAAAAGGCCTCTAGCCTTTTGTAGCCCAACATTTTTGCCTGAAGAAAAACACTTGCATTGTACTTCCAAAAGTACATGAATTTACATGCATTTTGAAAGTACATGTGtaagtttcctttgtagcttcgtgctacatatgagtggatgtcaatttttcctttcataaaGCTTTCTCTACCTTGCGGAATTCAGCAGAACTAATTTGCCATATTGTcttgtgcttcgagttgtcggtTAATTCACCCTCGCACTGCAatttgctagcctcctggttagctcagatggtagagtgactTCACCAGAAAGGCGATGGTCCTGGGTTCGAATCCtggaccagaacgaatttttcttaaaCTACGAAGCTTTGCTTAAAAAAACCTATGTGGGTTTCCTTCGCAGCTTTGCGCTGCACATGGGCGGATGTCAATATTTCCTTTCATGACTCTTCCTCCACCCTGCGGAATTCCACAGAACTACTGTAAGAAAACGCAATATAGCCTGAACTTTTTTTCAAGAAACTGTGGCAAAAAGTCGATCCCCGTCTTATATAACGTTCATTTCTTGCTGGTTTATACCggtcttttcatttttttagaaTTATAGTTTCGGGGGTCGAACTATATTCCAGATATTATGGTAATTTGCCAAGAGGCCAGAACATCCAAAACTGGTGTTACACCATTGGTTGGCTCCTTAAGAAATACTTAAATGGGCTTCTAGTGTCAAAAGAATGGCTTTTCATCCACACGTTTTTCTTTCAATTGTAAGGTGAACTGTCTCGCATTTTAGACAGCTGGCACTTCATAGATATGATATTACAAAAATTACTGATGCCTGCCTACCTGCCATGGCTAAATGCACAATTTATATTCACAATTTGAATCTCGCATTTTTGAACTATTCACATTCAATATAATATTTTCGCTATTCAAACACCCCTATTGCATGCATGGTCGATTGCAGGCCAGCTAGCATGTTCAATGATCAGATTCACTTTAATGTATTCATTCGCAAAAACTAAATCCTGTCGTGTAAATTCAAGATAACCCATATTTCTACAGTCATCACAGTGAATGCACAACACCCTGCTGTACTTCAGGTTGAAATTGGTGAACATTAAAGGATCTAGTGTTTCATCATAATAGTAAACGGAGTACTTAATTCAAATGGGGCTGTGTAGTATGAACAACATGAATGTAAGGTTTTAAAGAGatccttaaaggagtactgacacaaaaattgcATGCCCCactgcattttttctttcttttattctatcTTCCATGGCTcccaatgccccccccccccccccattttacaGTACAAAACCTCAATTCCTTGAGAGCTCCACAAATAGCCAATTACATCACCTTTTATGCGAcccatttaaagggacactaaagaggcaaatactaagtcaagctaaagttat encodes:
- the Mapmodulin gene encoding acidic leucine-rich nuclear phosphoprotein 32 mapmodulin isoform X3, whose amino-acid sequence is MEKRIELEKRGKNPEQISELNLDNCRSTAIVGLTEEFVNLETLSLINVGLTSLKGFPKLPNLKKLELSDNRISGGLNLLHGSPKLTHLNLSGNKIKGLETLDPLKEFKNLKNLDLFNCEVTSIENYRDRVFELIPSLKYLDGYDRDEKEAEDSEADDEDGNEEDDEENEVDGESDEDDEDDVNVDDEDDEDGEEDDDVDEEDGEDGEEEEESEGDFYNPYDVDDDEDGDENESPKGQKRKREEEEEDGED
- the Mapmodulin gene encoding acidic leucine-rich nuclear phosphoprotein 32 mapmodulin isoform X2, which gives rise to MRKAPISELNLDNCRSTAIVGLTEEFVNLETLSLINVGLTSLKGFPKLPNLKKLELSDNRISGGLNLLHGSPKLTHLNLSGNKIKGLETLDPLKEFKNLKNLDLFNCEVTSIENYRDRVFELIPSLKYLDGYDRDEKEAEDSEADDEDGNEEDDEENEVDGESDEDDEDDVNVDDEDDEDGEEDDDVDEEDGEDGEEEVGLDYLEKDDIDEESEGDFYNPYDVDDDEDGDENESPKGQKRKREEEEEDGED
- the Mapmodulin gene encoding acidic leucine-rich nuclear phosphoprotein 32 mapmodulin isoform X1 produces the protein MEKRIELEKRGKNPEQISELNLDNCRSTAIVGLTEEFVNLETLSLINVGLTSLKGFPKLPNLKKLELSDNRISGGLNLLHGSPKLTHLNLSGNKIKGLETLDPLKEFKNLKNLDLFNCEVTSIENYRDRVFELIPSLKYLDGYDRDEKEAEDSEADDEDGNEEDDEENEVDGESDEDDEDDVNVDDEDDEDGEEDDDVDEEDGEDGEEEVGLDYLEKDDIDEESEGDFYNPYDVDDDEDGDENESPKGQKRKREEEEEDGED